A window of the Virgibacillus pantothenticus genome harbors these coding sequences:
- a CDS encoding spore germination protein GerPE: protein MDKRTAVVDNLFTNSVSNSSVLSIGDTNHAALKFKGLAVQKQVPTFSQEDEESFDYPLFQRDTNWPTPNIGVRKTTMHHNQNICVANIATIGVSSSSLLQIGSLTRGYAEARVKHFRKLKETNDTS, encoded by the coding sequence ATGGATAAACGAACCGCCGTCGTCGACAATCTGTTTACGAACTCTGTTTCAAATAGTAGTGTTCTATCTATCGGAGATACGAATCATGCTGCATTAAAATTTAAGGGGCTTGCTGTCCAAAAACAAGTTCCTACTTTTTCCCAAGAAGATGAAGAATCGTTCGATTATCCACTGTTCCAGCGTGATACCAATTGGCCAACCCCTAATATCGGGGTCCGAAAAACAACGATGCATCATAACCAAAACATATGTGTAGCAAACATCGCAACAATCGGTGTTAGCAGTTCGTCATTATTACAAATCGGTAGCTTAACTAGAGGCTATGCAGAAGCTCGTGTGAAGCATTTCCGTAAATTGAAAGAAACAAATGACACTTCGTGA
- the gerPC gene encoding spore germination protein GerPC, whose protein sequence is MNHSNWSAYMYDIHEYMRQQQALIQQLLSRVNELEEKLQNTKSNRIEKVEYHFDQLKIEQLDGTLHIGLSPQDLANLEEDCSIGQVKPPNYQPPLKQTIQAELNDYLHQNGPAMIRQLASEYNVGVDDGYPSILIQDMIKQLPGRIAFYEKEAHNQKNLRTKEELHAYIADKIKNEIDQSLRKYMDTQR, encoded by the coding sequence ATGAACCATTCAAATTGGTCCGCATATATGTACGATATTCATGAATATATGAGACAGCAGCAAGCATTAATCCAGCAGTTACTATCACGGGTGAATGAACTGGAGGAAAAACTGCAAAACACAAAGTCAAATCGAATTGAAAAGGTGGAATATCATTTTGACCAACTAAAAATTGAACAATTAGACGGTACACTTCATATCGGATTGTCTCCACAGGATCTCGCTAACTTAGAAGAAGACTGCTCTATTGGGCAAGTTAAGCCTCCTAACTATCAACCACCTTTAAAACAAACCATTCAAGCAGAATTAAACGATTATTTGCACCAAAATGGGCCTGCCATGATCCGCCAATTAGCATCAGAATATAACGTAGGTGTAGATGACGGATACCCTTCCATTCTAATTCAAGATATGATCAAGCAACTCCCAGGACGAATTGCCTTTTATGAAAAAGAAGCCCATAACCAAAAAAACCTACGAACAAAGGAAGAGCTCCATGCATATATAGCAGATAAAATAAAAAATGAAATTGATCAGTCTTTACGAAAGTATATGGATACACAACGATAG
- a CDS encoding spore germination protein GerPB, producing MPITVHQTISIYMIKVGAITNSSVLQIGTTGSVQSQSDIYNTGGYTEPVQTAELTGEAVPLVPLAP from the coding sequence ATGCCTATAACGGTTCATCAGACCATAAGTATTTATATGATTAAAGTTGGGGCGATTACAAATTCATCGGTTTTACAAATTGGCACTACAGGAAGCGTACAATCTCAGTCTGATATTTATAACACTGGTGGATACACAGAGCCTGTACAAACAGCTGAGTTGACAGGTGAAGCTGTTCCTCTTGTCCCTTTAGCTCCTTAA
- a CDS encoding spore germination protein, translating into MPAKVGAVKVVNISSSSIFNIGDVYSMSPNSTAKTYAGGGSFNTGDGIRVNLGNAKTYINDSDQVDMSNN; encoded by the coding sequence ATGCCAGCAAAAGTGGGGGCAGTCAAAGTCGTTAATATTTCATCTTCCAGTATTTTTAATATTGGCGATGTGTATTCTATGTCTCCAAACAGTACTGCTAAAACATACGCTGGTGGGGGATCATTTAATACCGGAGACGGGATTCGTGTAAATTTGGGTAATGCTAAAACTTATATAAACGATTCGGATCAGGTGGATATGTCAAATAACTAA
- a CDS encoding DUF418 domain-containing protein gives MSQQASPVQEKDRLHWIDAARGFAIFGILIVNILSFSSPYFHYGGENTVWNTAVDETTLAVIDIVFQASFYSLFSFLFGFGLQLMNDRLQLRNIEVVPLLTRRLLFLLLFGVIHAFGIWYGDILITYALVGLLALLYLKVKDRTLIYWAIGLLGGFVGFFTFISYLLSGVTDMHEQEPLVPVQSIIANYQSKSILAIWSQNAQDWMFGNGLGLFILPFMLLPLFLIGMYVGRKRWLHKPAEHQPVLKQLWWVSLILFLLFKLGPYGFGNPLWFELAQDGIGGLFSALFYICSITLLAQTETGAKMIRPFIFVGRMAFTNYIMQSIICVFLFYGIGLGWYGHITPLQGVGIAIIIYGLQMVYSSWWLRKYRYGPLEWLWRSLTYKQKQRMRKETA, from the coding sequence ATGAGTCAACAAGCTTCACCAGTGCAAGAAAAAGATAGGCTTCATTGGATAGATGCGGCAAGGGGATTTGCCATTTTTGGCATACTAATTGTTAATATACTTTCATTCAGTTCTCCGTACTTTCACTATGGTGGGGAGAACACAGTTTGGAATACAGCCGTTGATGAAACAACACTCGCTGTCATTGATATCGTTTTCCAAGCCAGTTTTTATAGTTTATTTTCCTTTTTATTCGGGTTTGGCTTACAATTAATGAATGATCGCCTGCAGTTGAGAAATATTGAGGTTGTTCCACTTCTTACTCGTAGATTGCTGTTTTTATTATTATTTGGTGTCATTCATGCATTTGGAATATGGTATGGAGATATTTTAATCACCTATGCATTAGTTGGTTTGCTTGCATTGTTGTACTTAAAAGTGAAAGATCGTACATTAATTTATTGGGCCATCGGCTTGTTAGGTGGGTTCGTAGGATTTTTCACATTTATATCGTATCTGTTAAGTGGGGTAACGGATATGCATGAACAGGAGCCATTAGTGCCTGTGCAGTCAATCATTGCAAACTATCAAAGTAAATCTATCCTTGCTATTTGGTCACAAAATGCGCAAGATTGGATGTTCGGAAATGGCTTGGGCCTCTTTATCCTCCCGTTTATGCTATTACCGTTATTCTTAATTGGTATGTATGTTGGAAGGAAGCGTTGGCTTCATAAACCAGCAGAACATCAGCCAGTTTTAAAACAATTATGGTGGGTTTCACTTATTTTGTTTCTTTTATTTAAATTAGGTCCATATGGATTTGGAAATCCATTATGGTTTGAGCTTGCACAGGACGGCATTGGCGGATTGTTTTCAGCACTATTTTATATTTGTTCGATTACACTACTAGCGCAAACAGAAACAGGCGCAAAAATGATACGTCCATTTATCTTTGTAGGAAGAATGGCATTTACGAACTATATTATGCAGTCCATTATATGTGTTTTCTTGTTTTACGGCATCGGACTCGGTTGGTATGGGCATATTACTCCATTACAAGGAGTAGGAATAGCAATTATTATTTATGGTTTACAAATGGTGTATAGTAGCTGGTGGCTGCGAAAATACCGCTATGGACCGTTAGAGTGGTTATGGAGAAGCCTTACTTATAAACAAAAGCAACGTATGCGGAAAGAGACCGCATAA
- a CDS encoding ornithine--oxo-acid transaminase translates to MGLTSQQIIDQTQEYGAKNYHPLPVVISKAEGVWVEDPEGNRYMDMLSAYSAVNQGHRHPKIINALKEQADRLTLTSRAFHNDQLGPWFEKICKLTNKEMVLPMNTGAEAVETAIKAARRWAYDVKGVAENKAEIIACEGNFHGRTMTAVSLSSEAEYKRGFGPMLPGIKIIPYGDTDALKAAINENTAGFLFEPIQGEAGIVIPPDGFLQEAYQICKENNVLYIADEIQSGLARTGKMFACNWENVTPDMQILGKALGGGVFPISCVVANKDILGVFNPGSHGSTFGGNPLACAVSIAALEVLEEENLTERSLELGTYMMNELKTIMNPKIKEVRGKGLFIGVELTEPARPYCEALKEKGLLCKETHENVIRFAPPLIIEKEDLAWAISHIKEVLTP, encoded by the coding sequence ATGGGACTAACAAGTCAACAAATTATTGACCAAACACAGGAATACGGTGCGAAAAATTATCATCCACTCCCTGTCGTTATTTCAAAAGCGGAAGGGGTTTGGGTAGAAGATCCTGAAGGAAACCGCTATATGGACATGCTAAGTGCATACTCAGCAGTAAACCAGGGACATCGCCACCCCAAAATAATTAATGCGCTTAAAGAGCAGGCTGACCGTTTAACATTAACATCCAGAGCTTTTCATAATGATCAGCTTGGTCCTTGGTTTGAAAAAATTTGCAAGCTAACCAATAAAGAAATGGTTCTCCCGATGAATACGGGTGCAGAAGCGGTGGAAACAGCTATTAAAGCTGCGAGACGCTGGGCTTATGATGTCAAAGGAGTAGCCGAAAATAAAGCGGAAATTATCGCTTGTGAAGGTAATTTTCATGGTCGAACAATGACCGCTGTCTCGTTATCCTCGGAAGCCGAATATAAGCGTGGCTTCGGTCCAATGTTGCCTGGTATCAAAATTATCCCTTACGGAGATACCGATGCACTAAAAGCTGCGATTAATGAAAATACTGCTGGATTTCTATTTGAACCAATTCAAGGAGAAGCAGGTATTGTGATTCCACCGGATGGCTTTTTACAAGAAGCTTATCAGATTTGTAAGGAAAACAATGTGCTTTATATTGCTGATGAAATCCAGTCTGGTCTTGCCCGTACAGGAAAGATGTTTGCTTGTAATTGGGAAAATGTAACACCTGACATGCAAATTCTCGGAAAAGCTCTAGGTGGTGGAGTATTTCCGATCTCATGTGTAGTAGCCAACAAAGATATTCTTGGTGTTTTTAATCCCGGCTCCCATGGCTCCACCTTTGGAGGCAATCCGTTAGCATGTGCTGTGTCCATCGCTGCATTAGAAGTGCTAGAAGAGGAAAATTTAACAGAACGGTCATTGGAATTAGGGACGTATATGATGAATGAGTTAAAGACAATTATGAATCCAAAGATTAAAGAAGTACGGGGGAAAGGATTGTTTATCGGTGTTGAGCTTACCGAACCAGCTCGTCCGTATTGTGAAGCTTTAAAGGAAAAAGGCCTCCTATGTAAAGAGACGCACGAAAACGTCATTCGTTTTGCTCCTCCATTAATTATTGAAAAAGAAGATCTAGCTTGGGCAATTTCACATATTAAAGAAGTTTTAACGCCATAA
- a CDS encoding YisL family protein — protein sequence MNTHLHITAWALGFILFAIAYVMYKKGNTKAGKIIHMILRLDYLLILYSGGELITPYFNGGDLLPEAIVKGVAGIWMIVIMEMLLVRLPKQKPLKALWIQFIIAVILLLVLGFVRLPMGV from the coding sequence ATGAATACACATTTGCATATAACTGCATGGGCGTTAGGCTTTATTTTGTTTGCGATCGCTTATGTTATGTACAAGAAAGGAAATACGAAAGCAGGTAAAATCATACATATGATTTTGCGCTTGGATTATTTGCTTATCTTATATTCTGGTGGCGAATTAATTACTCCTTATTTTAATGGAGGGGATTTATTGCCAGAGGCAATTGTTAAAGGGGTTGCTGGTATTTGGATGATTGTAATTATGGAAATGCTACTTGTTCGTTTACCAAAACAGAAGCCATTAAAAGCATTATGGATTCAATTTATTATTGCTGTCATCCTCCTCCTCGTATTAGGATTTGTACGCTTACCTATGGGTGTCTAG
- a CDS encoding alpha-amylase family glycosyl hydrolase — MKNIIALMLVSFGLFACVPTFAQAEDKGIQEEVFYRILVDRYSNANAQIDKQIDLDNPMTYHGGDLEGITERLDTFEEVGYTAIVLSPIMENAPDGYHGYWIEDFYNVEEQYGDMESLKKLIDEAHQRDIKVVLELVTNYVAKSHPIVKDKSKQSWIEANDVDTAWGKNVIKLNQENEEVQDYLVDVAMYWMDETNIDGFQLHAADQSSQTFLNLLTSKIKEKDENFYLLADVLDTNSDVTSLQENDHIDAVDNHQAQQAMSSVFSKPGVSPEKIYEETMDVNALSMLFMDDESVERFTQTLAENGRNPLTAWSLALTYLYSMPDVPVVYQGTELPMYGKTLEEVQRMVEFNSGGKEIKEFFNRISSLRNQFPALRRGSYELVGTDGAMILFKRTYNEETMYIAINNDVKTRSVTITDLEKGKELRGYLGDHTFRANDKGEYRIGLDRETAEVFSVKEDTGFNWWFIGFIVGVFLLFIIAVVVLSRKQKANNR, encoded by the coding sequence ATGAAAAACATAATCGCACTAATGCTAGTTAGTTTTGGATTATTTGCTTGTGTACCAACATTTGCACAAGCGGAAGACAAAGGAATTCAAGAAGAAGTTTTTTACCGTATCCTTGTAGATCGCTATAGTAATGCAAATGCTCAGATCGATAAACAAATCGATTTGGATAATCCAATGACTTACCATGGTGGTGATTTGGAAGGGATTACAGAAAGGTTAGATACGTTTGAAGAAGTTGGGTATACTGCGATCGTACTCTCCCCAATTATGGAAAATGCACCAGATGGTTATCATGGTTATTGGATAGAAGATTTTTACAACGTGGAAGAGCAATATGGAGATATGGAAAGCTTGAAAAAACTTATTGATGAAGCCCATCAAAGAGATATAAAGGTAGTATTAGAGCTTGTTACAAACTATGTTGCCAAGAGCCATCCAATTGTTAAGGACAAATCAAAGCAATCTTGGATTGAAGCAAATGATGTAGACACAGCTTGGGGGAAAAATGTCATTAAGCTGAACCAAGAGAATGAAGAGGTACAGGATTACTTAGTCGATGTAGCAATGTATTGGATGGATGAAACCAATATTGATGGTTTTCAATTACATGCAGCAGACCAATCATCGCAAACATTTTTAAATCTCCTTACGAGTAAGATAAAAGAAAAGGATGAAAATTTTTATTTGCTAGCAGACGTATTAGACACAAATTCCGATGTAACGTCATTACAGGAGAATGATCATATCGATGCAGTTGATAATCATCAAGCACAACAAGCTATGAGTAGCGTTTTTTCTAAACCAGGAGTTTCACCGGAAAAAATTTATGAAGAAACAATGGATGTTAATGCATTAAGCATGTTATTTATGGATGATGAATCGGTGGAACGATTTACCCAAACCTTAGCGGAGAATGGCAGAAATCCACTGACAGCATGGTCGTTAGCTTTAACATATTTGTATTCTATGCCAGACGTTCCGGTTGTATATCAAGGTACGGAACTTCCCATGTATGGTAAAACGTTAGAAGAAGTACAGCGGATGGTAGAATTTAACAGTGGCGGAAAAGAAATAAAGGAATTCTTTAACCGGATATCTTCTTTACGCAATCAGTTTCCTGCTTTGCGTCGAGGAAGCTATGAATTAGTTGGTACGGATGGAGCAATGATCTTGTTTAAACGAACTTACAACGAGGAAACGATGTATATTGCCATTAATAATGATGTAAAAACACGCTCTGTTACGATTACAGACTTGGAAAAAGGGAAAGAACTGCGAGGGTATTTAGGTGACCATACGTTTCGAGCAAATGATAAAGGAGAATATCGAATTGGATTAGATCGTGAGACCGCTGAAGTATTTTCTGTAAAAGAAGATACAGGCTTTAACTGGTGGTTTATTGGTTTTATCGTTGGTGTATTTCTATTATTTATTATCGCAGTAGTGGTATTATCGAGAAAGCAAAAGGCAAATAATAGATAA
- a CDS encoding DegV family protein, whose protein sequence is MNIKILADSACDLSMDYYNEFDIEMAPLTVHLDDKDYEDGKSIDPKTVYHAMRNGKTPKTSQASPRHFKAIFTSYAEANQPLVYLAFSSQLSGTYQTAKMIEQEVKEIYPEAPIHVIDTKCASLGCGLVVLHAAKLAKQGADLETIINSSRACALNMEHIFTVDDLEYLYRGGRVSRTAAFVGSLLKIKPILHVEDGKLIPLEKIRGSKKLFHRMLEIMEERGDDLSNQTIAISHGDDAERAEQLASMIKEKFHVKEVIIDMVGSAIGSHSGPGTIALFFLNNTNFQQPVQEE, encoded by the coding sequence ATGAATATAAAAATACTTGCAGATTCCGCTTGTGATTTATCAATGGACTATTATAACGAATTTGATATAGAAATGGCACCATTAACCGTCCATCTTGATGATAAAGATTATGAAGACGGAAAGTCAATTGATCCTAAAACAGTTTATCACGCTATGCGGAATGGGAAAACCCCAAAAACGTCGCAAGCTTCGCCTCGACACTTTAAAGCTATATTTACTTCCTATGCTGAGGCTAATCAACCTTTAGTTTATCTTGCTTTTTCTTCACAATTATCAGGTACATATCAAACAGCAAAAATGATCGAGCAAGAAGTGAAGGAAATTTATCCCGAAGCACCTATTCATGTAATCGATACGAAATGTGCTTCTTTAGGTTGCGGACTTGTAGTTCTCCACGCAGCTAAACTTGCAAAACAAGGAGCAGACTTAGAAACAATTATTAACTCTAGTCGCGCTTGTGCATTAAATATGGAGCATATTTTTACCGTAGATGATCTAGAATATCTTTATCGAGGCGGACGTGTAAGTAGGACAGCAGCATTTGTTGGTTCCCTTCTTAAAATCAAGCCCATTCTTCATGTAGAAGATGGGAAGTTGATCCCATTGGAAAAAATCCGCGGTTCAAAAAAACTGTTCCATCGCATGTTGGAAATTATGGAAGAACGTGGAGACGACTTATCCAATCAAACCATTGCGATCTCTCACGGGGATGATGCTGAAAGAGCTGAACAACTTGCTTCGATGATTAAGGAAAAATTTCATGTTAAAGAAGTTATTATCGATATGGTTGGATCGGCTATTGGCTCCCATTCAGGACCAGGAACTATTGCACTTTTCTTTTTAAATAATACTAATTTCCAACAGCCTGTTCAAGAAGAATAA
- a CDS encoding YitT family protein, with product MFIFEAKRIAVVIFGALLNAISLNFFLIGANVYASGFTGAAQLVSSVFNDFIGIGVSTGILLALFNIPVAILGWFKVGKGFTVYSVISVLCTTLFLEFIPMIEISEDIILNAVFGGVIGGTGIGITLKVGASTGGMDIVAMVLSRMKDKPIGTYFLMLNAVIIAFAGILYEPENALYTLLTLYVTTRVIDAIHTRHEKVTAMIITRKADELQAAIHKKMVRGITILPAKGAYTKTDKDMLYLVITRYELFDLERIINEVDPHAFTNIVQTTGIFGFFRRD from the coding sequence ATGTTCATATTTGAAGCAAAACGTATTGCAGTAGTTATCTTTGGGGCATTGCTGAATGCGATATCTTTAAACTTTTTCTTAATTGGAGCAAATGTCTATGCGAGTGGTTTTACAGGTGCTGCCCAATTAGTATCCAGTGTCTTTAATGATTTTATTGGCATAGGGGTTAGTACAGGCATCTTATTAGCTTTATTTAATATCCCTGTTGCTATATTAGGCTGGTTTAAGGTCGGAAAAGGGTTTACAGTGTATAGTGTTATTTCTGTATTATGCACAACGCTTTTTTTAGAATTTATTCCTATGATTGAAATATCGGAAGACATTATTTTAAATGCTGTTTTTGGTGGGGTTATCGGCGGAACTGGGATTGGTATCACCCTTAAGGTCGGTGCATCTACTGGTGGAATGGACATTGTTGCTATGGTCCTTTCAAGAATGAAGGACAAGCCAATAGGTACGTACTTTTTAATGTTAAACGCTGTTATTATAGCATTTGCTGGGATACTTTATGAACCAGAAAATGCATTATATACATTGCTAACATTATATGTAACTACACGTGTTATCGATGCTATTCATACACGTCATGAGAAGGTTACAGCTATGATTATTACCCGAAAAGCAGATGAGCTTCAAGCTGCTATCCACAAAAAAATGGTACGTGGAATTACAATTCTGCCTGCCAAAGGGGCTTATACGAAAACAGATAAGGACATGCTGTATTTAGTTATCACACGTTATGAATTATTTGATTTAGAACGGATTATTAACGAGGTAGACCCTCATGCATTTACAAATATTGTCCAAACGACAGGTATTTTTGGATTTTTCCGCAGAGATTAA